One window from the genome of Paraclostridium sordellii encodes:
- a CDS encoding cold-shock protein has translation MTNGIVKWFNSEKGFGFISVEGGDDVFAHFSAIQKDGFKTLEEGQKVSFNIVEGARGPQAENITIL, from the coding sequence ATGACTAATGGAATAGTAAAATGGTTTAATAGTGAAAAAGGATTTGGATTTATATCAGTAGAAGGTGGAGATGATGTATTCGCTCATTTCTCAGCTATACAAAAAGATGGATTCAAAACTTTAGAAGAAGGTCAAAAAGTAAGCTTTAATATAGTTGAAGGTGCAAGAGGTCCTCAAGCAGAAAACATAACTATATTATAA